CACTGGACCTCGACCGACCCCTTCCACAATCCCCCCGCCAACGCGACGAGGGCCCCGATCAGCAACGGCGCCTTGAGCCAACCAACTGAAACCCTGGTCGGTAGGCGCCTGGCAACCGCCTTCGATACCACCCCGACCGTGACACCTGTGAGCATCGATATGCCGAAGAACCAGAACGGCAACAACCGACCATTCCAGAGCTTCCAGGTTCCTGAGAACCAACCCATCTGACTGGCGATCGTGGGGACCCAAAAGTACAAGACCGGGATGAACGTCAGGACGATCATCGGGGCCCAGTTCTTGGTTCGTCGGATCAGCCATCCCGCCCCGAACATCGCCGGAGGGAGCAAGAGCCAAATCTCGGCCGGGAGGATCTCCCCCCAGGTCTTCAGCGGCACCCAGCTCATGTCAGAGGTTTGATTGAGCCTGACGATGAGCGGTACGGCCCAGAAACCGGCCACCGCAAAGCCCCACAGCCAGACCACCCCCGTCTTGAGGAACCCCCGCTTCCAGAACAGGATTGGAATGCTCGCCAGCACGAACATCCCAGTCGTAATCACATGCGATAGAGCCGTGCATGCCAGCAACAGGACCGCCAGCGGCACATACCGTGGCGATACCCGGACGGCCTTGATCAGGGTCGCCAGATAGAACAAGCCCAACGCAAAGGACCATGAATATGAGAATTCGCCGGCCATCGTCGACGGAGCATTCCCTCCGAAGATCGTGAACGACTCAATAAAGACAAAGGTCCCACCTGCTACTCCGGCCGCCGTGCCAACCCACCGGTCCAACCCCAAGGCCCGCCCGACCACATATGAGGCAGCCGGAGTAGCCAGCAAACCCGCCACCGTCACGATTTTGAAAGCCACGCCGTACGGAAGCAGCAGATCGAGAAAGACGATGACCAGTGAGGGCAACGGGAAATAGAAGTAGAAGGCCGGGAACCCGGCGAACCAGGCGTCACTCCAGCCGAGGATCTGGAAATTGGGCAGCAGATCGTCGCGCAGGATTGCCGGTCCAAGGACATGGGCGCCCATGTCCCCACCGGTCGGGGTATTGATTGTCAGAATGAGCCAGGGTTGCACGGCGAAGAAAATCGCCGCCGTTACGGCGGCGATTGCAAGTCGCGGCACCCATGGGGACACCGCCTGGTCGGCTGTGCCCGAGGCCCTCCCGCTAGGCGCGGGCCTTCCTGGCGAGTTCCAGTACGTCCGCAAGTGCGATCTCTCGTCCTTGATGGTCCCACCATCGTTCGTCACACTTATGGCATGAGAAAAAATCGATCTCAGTACCGTCCGGTAACTTCTGGTGAATTTCAATCACGTCTTCGACGCGGCATGTAGGGCACATCATGTGCGAAAACCTCCAGATAGCAGGACCGCCCGACCGCAGTGTATGCACCCCGGGACCATTACGCCAAGCACCTGACTAGTCCTCCTCGAGGAGCTTGCCGACGTATTTACTGCGGCGCTTTCCGTTCTCGCGCCAATACGCGTACCAGTAGGGACCATGAGGGCAGGTTGTGCAGGTCGGACGACCGCACCGTACCGACTGCTGGCGAAGGCTCACCTTCGGACTCGCCCCGACCTGGGCGATGGCTCCGGTTCGCTCAAGATGGGCTTGGGTGAGAATGAGCAATCGGCGCAGTTCGTGCTCATCGAGATCTTTGATATCGTCGAGGAGATCCCGATCGAGACCCACTGCGCTCAGGCCACCTCGGAGGGAGCGAATAGTCGCACAATATTGCGCCGGTCGGTGAGCGTCCAACCCATTGGAGGGGTAAGCCGATCGGCGTGGGTCGCACACACCGGATACCCGGCCCCGGGGACAACTGACCTCGTAAGGTCATCGAGCCACACCGCACTCTCGGCATAGTTATAGGACATGATCGACCCGGCTGGGGCCCCGCAGCGTGCGCAATGTTCAAGCATGTGGGTGGAGCATATGCACCGTAGCCTCATTCACCAAGCATTTCAGGAAATTTTCTTACGCGCCAGATTGGCGCGTAAGTCGATTTTGTCATTCTCGGGAAAGTTGTAATTTCGCCCGGGCGATTTGCCGGGGAGTGGGAACACCACCGATATCGAACAAAACCTGCCCGGTCCGGCCCGCCACAATCAACCGGGGCACTTCGGAAATCTCAAGGGCATCAAACACATCACCGTTTGAAGCCCATTCGAATTTCCGCACTTCCAGCTCACCGGCGGCAATGGCCGTGGCCGCAGGAATGCACGACGCACAGAGTGCGTCCCCGAAGTACAAAGCCGCGGGGAATGGACCGAGATCGGCCGGTAGCCGGCGGACGGGCGAACGTCTATCAAGCCGTCGTACCAACCAGACACTGAACCCCACCACGGCGGCCACGGCAAGGAGAATGACGAGTCGACCGACCGGTTCACTCATTGACATAGGGCAGTCCAATCGCGTACGCCACTCCGTTTTCGCTCACCGCATACCATCCGACCACCACCGGACCGGTAGCCGAGACCTGCATTCCTCCTTCGGAGACCTGCGCTGAAACGGACGTGACCCCTCCTGCGGCAACCACCACCTTGTCCTGACCGAGACGGCTCACCACCGTGGCGGTAATGTCATCGAGGGTCGGGTTGAGAATCACCACGGTGGTTTCCGGAAGGGCACCGACCCCCGGCAAGAGCCAATCTTTGGCAGACACAGTCGATCCCGCCACGGACGCTCGACCACCCTCACCCCGGCTAACCAAGAAGGCTGCCATGGGACCGTCGGCCTGAACAATGTACCCCTCGCCCGCCGCCAGTTCGATCGTAGCTACCTGTCGAGGATCAACACTCCCCCGATCAAGCTCGTCACCAGCCCCACTCGAAGTCGACCGGCCAACCTGATAACCGATCGGCGTCGCCGACGGGTTCACGAGAACGAGTGTGTTCGCCAGCTCAGGAACCCCCCCGAACGGGAAATACCACTCGCTGGCAGCCGCCACACCAGACAGGACGGCGGCGCCACCGGCGCTTGCTTGCTCAACGAACGTAGGGATCACCCGACCATCGACCTGCTCGATTTCAACCGAGAGCCACTCGCGAAACCCGAGAATGTCCGTCAACGCGATCGTCCGGCCTGACTGCGCCGGAACCGAGACCGCCTCCAGGCTTTGATCCGGTTCGCTCCCGTTCTCGGACAATGCCCGGATCGTCAGCTTGGCGTCTTCCGGGAAAGGGTTGAACAGGCGAAGATCCAGAGTGAGGCCCTCTGCGGTCGAACCGCCCCCGAGCACCCAGACATCTGGCACCGTAGAGGGACAGCTGGCCGCCACAAGACCGAGGACTCCGTCGCCAACAGCCGTGGCTGCGGCCGGTCCTGCGGCGAACTCGACGATCGATCCTTCAACACCCACCGGGAGCACCGAAGCGACCCGCACAGAACCAAAGGGAGCAACCACCCGCGGTTCGCTGGAAACGACTCCCCCGTTCTGCAAGACGGTAACGGTGGCCTGAGTGTCGCGAGATGACGCCAACTGGACCGACATGTCAATCGCAGAGTCCGACCGAACCCATCCGCAGTAGGCAACACTCGTAGCCGAAACCGGCACCTCTATCACACTGCTTGGCACGGTCGGAATCGTCGGCACGGGTCTGGCGGGAATCAACGCGACAAACAGTCCGGCCGCCACGAGACTCAGAAGCAACGTCGTCCGCTTCATGCTCGGTTCCGAACCCCGACAACGGCCGCCAACCCGGCGAGGAGCAAGGCGCCGGCCGCTGCCCAGGCGAAGACCCGTACCAGTTGATCGGTTGAGGCTTCGATCACTCCGGTCGATCCATCCATCACAACCGGCAGGTCCGATTGACCGAATGGAGTCGGATTGACGGCGATCAGCACCTGCGGGGCTGGCTCGCCGACGAAGGTCGCCCCGTCAGCTCGCCACGGCATACCGGACTCGGTTCGGGCCACAAACGCCGGATACACGTTTTCGTATACGGTGAATGCCCCATCACCCACCGCCAGTTCCTTAAGGTCGAGCTTGCTTTCAAATGCCGGGTTCAGCACGGTGGGAGCCGTCGCAACTACCCATCGAATCCCCAACTCGCCAAGGTCCTGACCGGGCCGCAACACATCCTGGTCGACCGCCCTCGAGAGAACCATTTCCAGCTCACGATCCGCTTCGCGGTAGACAGGCAACCACGCTTCGCCGAGGCTCAGCTCGCCATTCATGACCTTATAGGGAACGCCGTTGAGCTGACGAGTTTGCCCTGGCAGGCCAGGGCCGACAAACAGAATCCTTCCGAGTGGAGCATCGCCTGATCGAGCCGCCACCAGTTCGACAACTTCCGAATATCGATCCGCCGGCAATCCCCATCGTCCGGTTCCGATCGTGAGGCCGACCATCACCAGCGCCGCCACAAC
The sequence above is drawn from the Acidimicrobiia bacterium genome and encodes:
- a CDS encoding DUF3499 family protein — protein: MLEHCARCGAPAGSIMSYNYAESAVWLDDLTRSVVPGAGYPVCATHADRLTPPMGWTLTDRRNIVRLFAPSEVA